In Raphanus sativus cultivar WK10039 unplaced genomic scaffold, ASM80110v3 Scaffold0117, whole genome shotgun sequence, one DNA window encodes the following:
- the LOC108813171 gene encoding aquaporin TIP2-1 — translation MAGVAFGSFDDSFSLASLRAYLAEFISTLLFVFAGVGSAIAYAKLTSDAALDTPGLVAIAVCHGFALFVAVAIGANISGGHVNPAVTFGLALGGQITLITGIFYWIAQLLGSTAACFLLKFVTGGLAVPTHSVAAGVGAIEGVVMEIIITFALVYTVYATAADPKKGSLGTIAPLAIGLIVGANILAAGPFSGGSMNPARSFGPAVAAGDFSGHWVYWVGPLIGGGLAGLVYGNVFMPSSEHVPLVSEF, via the exons ATGGCAGGAGTTGCCTTTGGTTCTTTTGATGATTCTTTCAGCTTGGCTTCTCTACGAGCTTACCTTGCTGAGTTCATCTCCACTTTACTGTTTGTCTTCGCTGGTGTTGGCTCAGCCATTGCCTACG CGAAACTAACGTCTGATGCGGCTCTTGATACGCCGGGACTTGTCGCCATCGCTGTGTGCCATGGTTTCGCCCTCTTCGTGGCGGTTGCAATCGGAGCCAACATCTCCGGTGGCCATGTGAACCCAGCCGTTACTTTTGGCCTTGCTCTCGGAGGTCAAATCACACTCATCACCGGAATTTTCTACTGGATCGCTCAGCTTCTCGGCTCCACCGCCGCTTGCTTCCTTCTTAAGTTCGTCACCGGTGGCTTG GCGGTTCCAACACACAGCGTTGCGGCTGGAGTAGGAGCCATTGAAGGAGTAGTGATGGAGATCATCATCACCTTCGCTTTGGTCTACACAGTCTATGCCACCGCCGCTGATCCCAAGAAAGGTTCGCTTGGAACCATCGCTCCTCTCGCCATTGGTCTCATCGTTGGTGCCAACATCCTCGCCGCTGGTCCATTCTCAGGTGGATCCATGAACCCAGCACGTTCCTTTGGACCAGCTGTTGCAGCTGGAGACTTCTCTGGTCACTGGGTCTACTGGGTGGGACCACTCATTGGTGGTGGACTCGCTGGACTTGTCTACGGAAATGTCTTCATGCCTTCTTCCGAACATGTTCCTCTTGTCTCTGAATTCTAA
- the LOC108813170 gene encoding uncharacterized protein LOC108813170 isoform X1 gives MTIWFGGVVDHVLFIRLKTGLLTRDWKVLNAVKAHAMDPFKDSSKQNLSLGNPGGSSTAHPSPHVSIGKQIVQGYRELFTHFISFPLAIYPDLREKVEAFRNSILGDNKDKKPFKFQSTLDEMGIEKRMFISPNSLHLTVVMLRLVNKEAVDAAQDILKSISESVMHALDNRPVFIRLKGLNCMSGSLDNTRVLYAPVEEVGNEGRLLRVCHIIIDAFANAGFAGRDAKLYLKLHVTLMNTTYRWDERKSNTFDAREIHKEFGEKDWGEYLIREAQISKRFWYDAGGYFHCCGSLPFPH, from the exons ATGACAATATGGTTTGGTGGTGTCGTCGACCACGTCTTATTTATACGTTTAAAAACAGGACTCTTAACGAGAGACTGGAAAGTCTTGAATGCGGTAAAAGCTCATGCTATGG ATCCGTTCAAGGACTCGTCAAAGCAGAATTTATCACTAGGGAATCCCGGGGGATCTTCCACTGCTCATCCTAGTCCGCATGTCTCCATAGGCAAACAG ATTGTACAAGGTTATAGAGAACTGTTTACACACTTTATATCATTTCCATTAGCCATATACCCTGATCTGCGAGAAAAGGTTGAGGCTTTTCGGAATTCTATATTGGGTGACAataaggataagaaacctttTAAGTTTCAGAGCACTTTGGATG AAATGGGAATCGAAAAGAGGATGTTTATTTCGCCAAATAGTTTACACTTGACTGTGGTTATGTTAAGGTTAGTAAACAAGGAAGCTGTGGATGCAGCTCAGGATATCCTTAAG AGTATCTCAGAGAGTGTGATGCATGCTTTGGATAACCGTCCTGTCTTCATACGACTTAAAGGATTG AATTGTATGAGTGGATCTTTAGACAACACCCGCGTCCTCTATGCACCTGTTGAAGAAGTTGGGAATGAAGGTCGACTTCTAAGGGTTTGTC ATATTATCATCGATGCATTTGCGAATGCTGGATTTGCCGGGAGAGATGCAAAGCTATACTTGAAG CTACATGTCACGCTGATGAATACAACCTACAGATGGGATGAAAGGAAATCAAATACATTTGATGCACGAGAGATACACAAAGAGTTTGGAGAAAAAGATTGGGGTGAATATCTAATCAGAGAAGCTCAGATCTCAAAACGGTTTTGGTATGACGCGGGCGGCTACTTCCATTGCTGTGGTTCACTACCATTTCCACATTAA
- the LOC108838451 gene encoding photosynthetic NDH subunit of subcomplex B 3, chloroplastic: MGSLQLNGSGLVASLSQNHIFSHKTKLSHPKSSYLRSKHNATRAKTIRAISTAPASQPPVADELNDEPPAVDFAFVHSVLLPDGTPDVHWRRACGGQKLRDIMLDSNIELYGPYSKPLSNCAGVGTCATCMVEIVNGKELLNPRTDIEKEKLKRKPKNWRLACQTNVGNPDSTGLVVIQQLPEWKAHEWNIPKNLPIDDPESST; the protein is encoded by the exons ATGGGAAGTCTACAGTTGAATGGTTCAGGCTTAGTAGCTTCTCTATCTCAGAATCATATCTTTAGCCACAAAACCAAACTTAGTCACCCCAAGTCGTCCTACTTACGCTCAAAACACAATGCCACCAGAGCCAAAACTATCCGGGCCATAAGCACCGCACCAGCAAGCCAGCCTCCAGTCGCAGATGAGCTGAATGATGAACCTCCTGCTGTCGATTTTGCATTCGTCCAT tcGGTGTTGCTACCGGACGGGACACCGGACGTGCATTGGAGAAGAGCGTGCGGTGGACAGAAACTTAGAGACATAATGTTGGATTCTAACATCGAACTCTATGGTCCTTAT AGTAAGCCCTTGTCAAACTGCGCAGGAGTAGGAACCTGCGCTACTTGCATGGTCGAG ATTGTAAATGGAAAGGAGCTTCTCAACCCACGAACTGACATTGAAAAGGAGAAACTCAAAAGG AAACCAAAAAACTGGAGACTAGCTTGTCAAACCAACGTGGGAAATCCAGATTCAACCGGattg GTCGTCATACAACAATTGCCAGAGTGGAAAGCTCATGAATGGAACATCCCTAAGAATTTACCTATTGATGATCCCGAAAGTTCTACGTGA
- the LOC108813170 gene encoding uncharacterized protein LOC108813170 isoform X2, protein MDPFKDSSKQNLSLGNPGGSSTAHPSPHVSIGKQIVQGYRELFTHFISFPLAIYPDLREKVEAFRNSILGDNKDKKPFKFQSTLDEMGIEKRMFISPNSLHLTVVMLRLVNKEAVDAAQDILKSISESVMHALDNRPVFIRLKGLNCMSGSLDNTRVLYAPVEEVGNEGRLLRVCHIIIDAFANAGFAGRDAKLYLKLHVTLMNTTYRWDERKSNTFDAREIHKEFGEKDWGEYLIREAQISKRFWYDAGGYFHCCGSLPFPH, encoded by the exons ATGG ATCCGTTCAAGGACTCGTCAAAGCAGAATTTATCACTAGGGAATCCCGGGGGATCTTCCACTGCTCATCCTAGTCCGCATGTCTCCATAGGCAAACAG ATTGTACAAGGTTATAGAGAACTGTTTACACACTTTATATCATTTCCATTAGCCATATACCCTGATCTGCGAGAAAAGGTTGAGGCTTTTCGGAATTCTATATTGGGTGACAataaggataagaaacctttTAAGTTTCAGAGCACTTTGGATG AAATGGGAATCGAAAAGAGGATGTTTATTTCGCCAAATAGTTTACACTTGACTGTGGTTATGTTAAGGTTAGTAAACAAGGAAGCTGTGGATGCAGCTCAGGATATCCTTAAG AGTATCTCAGAGAGTGTGATGCATGCTTTGGATAACCGTCCTGTCTTCATACGACTTAAAGGATTG AATTGTATGAGTGGATCTTTAGACAACACCCGCGTCCTCTATGCACCTGTTGAAGAAGTTGGGAATGAAGGTCGACTTCTAAGGGTTTGTC ATATTATCATCGATGCATTTGCGAATGCTGGATTTGCCGGGAGAGATGCAAAGCTATACTTGAAG CTACATGTCACGCTGATGAATACAACCTACAGATGGGATGAAAGGAAATCAAATACATTTGATGCACGAGAGATACACAAAGAGTTTGGAGAAAAAGATTGGGGTGAATATCTAATCAGAGAAGCTCAGATCTCAAAACGGTTTTGGTATGACGCGGGCGGCTACTTCCATTGCTGTGGTTCACTACCATTTCCACATTAA